From Verrucomicrobia bacterium S94, the proteins below share one genomic window:
- a CDS encoding HIT domain-containing protein, translated as MNKTIWAPWRIEYILGEKEGGCFLCRMFAENDDRGNLLLKRGKTCAVVMNRYPYNSGHLMVTPYRHLDNLSDLTAEERLELMDLTAEAVDILKAELHPQGLNLGFNLGEPAGAGLKDHIHQHIVPRWTGDTNFMPVLADTRVMPQALLEQYDILYPLFNPA; from the coding sequence ATGAACAAAACGATCTGGGCGCCGTGGCGCATTGAATACATTCTGGGCGAAAAAGAAGGCGGCTGTTTTCTCTGCCGCATGTTTGCGGAAAACGACGACCGTGGAAACCTGCTGCTTAAACGCGGAAAAACCTGTGCCGTGGTCATGAACCGCTATCCCTATAATTCCGGGCATCTGATGGTCACTCCGTACCGCCACCTTGACAATCTGTCGGATCTCACGGCGGAGGAGCGGCTGGAACTGATGGATCTCACCGCCGAAGCCGTGGATATTTTAAAGGCGGAACTGCATCCGCAAGGCCTCAACCTCGGGTTTAATCTGGGCGAACCCGCCGGAGCCGGATTGAAGGATCATATCCACCAGCACATTGTACCGCGCTGGACCGGTGACACCAATTTTATGCCGGTGCTGGCCGACACCCGCGTGATGCCGCAGGCCCTGCTCGAACAGT